The following is a genomic window from Citrifermentans bemidjiense Bem.
CAGATGTGTGTCGATTGCCACCGGTCGCGTGCTGCAACAACCGCTGCAGCAGGAACCCACCCTGTTTTCGTCGGATATAGCGCCGCAGTGAAAGCTTCCCCTGCGAAGTTTGTCGGCATGACCCCGGTAAACGCGAATCCCGCCAATCCGACCTCTGACCTCGGAAGCCGGTTCAGCGCCGACGGCAAAATTCTTTGTTCGACCTGTCACAGGGTGCACTCCGCGGATTCGCGCAGCTCTAACTACGTGAACGGCTTCAAGAACCTCAGTTCCGGCGACGGCAATATCCTGCGCACCAACCCGCGCGGAGCAACAGTCGCCCCCGGAGCCCCAGATTCCATAAACATCTGTACTAACTGTCATGCTGGCAAGATGAGTCACAACGGGAAGGGACAGGACATCCAGTGCATCGACTGCCACGGCGCCCACGTTGAGTACGATCCCAGGGACCCGACTGCTGCGCAGGGCCGCAACATCAAACTTATCCGCCGCTATATGCCGGGGAGCAGCAGCCAGGTATTCTTCCGCTACACCGGCAGCCGCATGGAGTACAAGAACGGTTCCGGTACCGGTGTCTGTGAGGGTTGCCACACCCCGCCTGCTTCCATTCCGGAACACGCAAGCACCGATCCCAAGGTCTGCAACAAGTGCCATGCCCACAACAGCACCAAAGGTTCCTTTACGGCGTCCTGCGATAGCTGTCATGGGTATCCGCCGACGGTTACCCAGTGGTTCGATCCCGGAAAACCACACAGCAGCAACAATGACTGCAGTCTGTGCCACAACACCAGTCCCTCGGTGCACATGAACGGCATCCTTGATCTACGCTGCGACGGTTGCCACGGTTTCCCGCCCAACTATCCCAACGGCAGCACCAAGGCGAACAGCCACGGCAGCCATAATTTCAGCTGTGACAAATGCCACTTCGGGACGACCACGACCGGAACCACCATTACCAACACGGCCAACCACGAGAACGGCGTCTATGACGTCACCGCCGGGCCGGGCGCATCCTTCACCTATCAGTACCTCTCTACCGGCGGGACCTGCTCCAACATCAACTGCCACAGCGGTAACGGTATCCTCACCAATCCGGCGCCGGTCAGTTGGGGGACCTCGCTAGGCTGCATCGGGTGCCACGGCGATTCCTCCACCCTCGCTTCCGGGTCGCATGCCAAGCACCTTCAAAAAGGAGCAGGCTGCGCCGATTGTCACTCCGCCACGGCAAAAACCAATACCACGCTGGTGGCAAACGGGGCGCACATGGACAGTGCCGTGGAAGTGAACGGCTCAAGGCTTGCCGGGATGAGCAGCAACAAGACCTGCACCAGCGCCTGCCACCTCGCAGCCACTCCGCAGTGGGGCGTAGCCAGCACCGGCGCCTGCGGTACCTGCCACGGCACCGTGCCGTCTCCGGGAAGCGCCCTGATAGCCAGCGGCGCCCACTTTGCCCACTTCTCAAGTTCGGCCACCTCCTACGGGCCGATGCTGACGCAGACCTCCGTGACGAGTTGCCAGGCCTGCCATAGCAACAGCGGGGACCCCAGTCCGGCCCACGTGAATGGCGTCGTCGATTTTAATATCGGTCTCGGCTACTTGAGCGCTGGAACCGGCACCTGCACCCCCTGCCATCAGCAGCGGGTAAGCTGGACCTCCGGCGCGGTGACATGCGAGAGCTGCCATACAGGCACCCTCTCGGTGATCAACGGCGTCGCCGCCCAGGACAAGGGGCTCGCCGCCACCCGCGGCCACGGCGCAGCAGGGAAGGGATGTCTCTCCTGCCACGATAGGAACCAGCGCCACATCGGTGGCGCCGGCAGGCTAATAGCTCCGCTCACCGTCAGCTTCAACGCTGAGTGCAGCTATTGCCACAACAATGCTGCGGTGGTGCAGGCAAACCACCTCAACATGGCCAGCCA
Proteins encoded in this region:
- a CDS encoding cytochrome c3 family protein codes for the protein MTKRLILIALFISMLGIISTNAGAVDAPHTSVCITCHNSAAPADSNLFNGTCLRCHSATGSSVYKFSDADQGNTSHRWGGSVVNPGAGAQSPSVGAMVQVQGYTGSQLSCANCHNPHLDTNKRFQRIANGADQMCVDCHRSRAATTAAAGTHPVFVGYSAAVKASPAKFVGMTPVNANPANPTSDLGSRFSADGKILCSTCHRVHSADSRSSNYVNGFKNLSSGDGNILRTNPRGATVAPGAPDSINICTNCHAGKMSHNGKGQDIQCIDCHGAHVEYDPRDPTAAQGRNIKLIRRYMPGSSSQVFFRYTGSRMEYKNGSGTGVCEGCHTPPASIPEHASTDPKVCNKCHAHNSTKGSFTASCDSCHGYPPTVTQWFDPGKPHSSNNDCSLCHNTSPSVHMNGILDLRCDGCHGFPPNYPNGSTKANSHGSHNFSCDKCHFGTTTTGTTITNTANHENGVYDVTAGPGASFTYQYLSTGGTCSNINCHSGNGILTNPAPVSWGTSLGCIGCHGDSSTLASGSHAKHLQKGAGCADCHSATAKTNTTLVANGAHMDSAVEVNGSRLAGMSSNKTCTSACHLAATPQWGVASTGACGTCHGTVPSPGSALIASGAHFAHFSSSATSYGPMLTQTSVTSCQACHSNSGDPSPAHVNGVVDFNIGLGYLSAGTGTCTPCHQQRVSWTSGAVTCESCHTGTLSVINGVAAQDKGLAATRGHGAAGKGCLSCHDRNQRHIGGAGRLIAPLTVSFNAECSYCHNNAAVVQANHLNMASHVTTKGGDAAMACTTCHDPHGTSNLSQIRTVINGKSITYTEAGAGLVNLTTNMGLCQVCHTKTAHYQAGVPETGGHPTTGCLSCHRHDSARAAFMPLGTCDACHGYPPAPKRTASAVIFGRMNNWSSARFEDYSGGGGAHLVAAHVSPFAKASEGWANCAVCHNAGVTGSAPYHKMATPVKDYIENVTVMVDNSLRFANSFTVYTGARLTSVPGANVTGSCFNIACHMSPSVRWSSER